One window from the genome of Diospyros lotus cultivar Yz01 chromosome 11, ASM1463336v1, whole genome shotgun sequence encodes:
- the LOC127813483 gene encoding zinc finger BED domain-containing protein RICESLEEPER 3-like produces the protein MLESALKYRRAFHSLSLCDKNYRWCPSSDEWTRWEIICEFLKPFYTITNLISGSSYPTSNLYFGEIWRIECLLTSNLENDDELIASMSARMKEKFDKYWSDYRVVLAFGAILDPTKKFNFLRYTYSKLNPYNYEEKLERVKTALYRLYGEYVNNGLSSSSSMPCSNVSGSQISIGGEQAKKSKNIYDDFEAFDCQVFNDAGKSQLDLYLEEPRIPISGAFDVLAYWRERANRGKIITKMAYDILSIPITTVASESAFSIGSRILNKYRSRLHDETVQPLLCIRSWLHGFGDDDEEEESSIDDIRLSK, from the exons ATGCTTGAGAGTGCACTCAAGTATCGTCGTGCATTTCATAGTTTAagcttatgtgataaaaattataGGTGGTGCCCATCAAGTGATGAGTGGACAAGATGGGAGATAATTTGTGAATTCTTGAAGCCATTTTATACtatcactaatttgatttctggaTCCTCTTACCCTAcatctaatttgtattttggggaAATTTGGAGGATAGAGTGTCTCTTGACATCCaacttggaaaatgatgatgagttgattgcaagtatgagtgcaaggatgaaagaaaaatttgataagtattggaGTGATTATAGAGTGGTTCTTGCATTTGGGGCGATTCTTGATCCAACCAAGAAGTTTAACTTTTTGAGGTACACTTATTCAAAGCTCAATCCTTATAACTATGAAGAGAAGTTGGAAAGGGTGAAGACGGCTTTGTATAGGCTTTATGGTGAATATGTTAACAATGGTTTATCAAGTTCAAGTTCAATGCCTTGCTCAAATGTTAGTGGATCACAAATTTCCATTGGAGGTGAACAAGCaaagaagtcaaaaaatatatatgat gattttgaagcatttgattGCCAAGTTTTTAACGATGCCGGAAAATCCCAACTTGATCTTTATTTGGAAGAGCCAAGGATTCCAATATCGGGAGCATTTGATGTCTTGGCATATTGGAGAGAGCGAGCTAATAGAGGGAAAATTATTACAAAGATGGCTTATGATATATTGAGTATTCCGATAACAACCGTAGCATCGGAGTCCGCTTTTAGCATTGGATCTCGTATTTTGAACAAGTATAGAAGTCGTTTGCATGATGAAACAGTTCAACCTCTCTTGTGCATACGGAGTTGGTTGCATGgttttggag atgatgatgaggaggaggagtcaaGCATTGATGATATAAGACTTTCTAAATAA